A single Streptomyces mirabilis DNA region contains:
- a CDS encoding MFS transporter has translation MVALRDRLTVPVLALGGSLMAVMQVVVVPLLPDLPRLTGASAGAVSWMVTATLLTGAVLNPVLGRAGDMYGKKKVLLIALGMMTVGSLMCALTSDIRILIAARALQGAAAAVVPLSISLLRDELPPERTGSAVALMSSTVGIGAALGLPIAAMVVQYASWHVMFWGTTAVGALGTALAWWAVRESPVREPGRFDMTGALGLALGLSCLLLGVSQGGQWGWASPRILGLFVGSGCVLGLWWVQQLHAARPLVDLKLATSPRVALPHVAALLTGFAFYANSLVTAQLVQAPKATGYGLELSIVATGLVLLPGGVIMLLLSPVSARISAARGARVTLALGTLVIAAGYGIRIINSHSLLVILLGSAVCAMGTAFSYSALPTLILRAVPAGQTASANGVNVLMRTVGQAVSSAAVAAILVHHTSLVGGAPIPTLHGYLLAFAMAGTVALVACAAALVIPADPTLRDIRRASGSSDAPRDEAFEGA, from the coding sequence ATGGTGGCACTGCGTGACCGACTGACGGTCCCGGTCCTCGCGCTCGGCGGGAGCCTCATGGCCGTCATGCAGGTGGTGGTGGTGCCGCTGCTGCCCGACCTGCCGCGGCTGACGGGTGCGTCGGCGGGTGCCGTGTCCTGGATGGTGACGGCGACGCTGCTGACCGGAGCGGTGCTCAACCCCGTGCTGGGCCGCGCCGGCGACATGTACGGCAAGAAGAAGGTGCTGCTGATCGCCCTCGGGATGATGACGGTCGGCTCGCTCATGTGCGCCCTCACGTCCGACATCCGCATACTCATCGCGGCCCGAGCCCTGCAGGGGGCCGCGGCCGCCGTCGTACCGTTGTCGATCAGTCTCCTGCGGGACGAACTGCCGCCTGAGCGCACGGGTTCCGCGGTGGCGCTCATGAGTTCCACCGTCGGGATCGGCGCCGCCCTCGGCCTGCCGATCGCCGCGATGGTGGTTCAGTACGCCAGCTGGCACGTCATGTTCTGGGGGACGACCGCGGTCGGCGCCCTCGGGACGGCGCTGGCCTGGTGGGCGGTGCGCGAGTCGCCCGTCCGCGAGCCGGGCCGCTTCGACATGACCGGCGCGCTGGGCCTGGCCCTGGGGCTCTCCTGTCTGCTGCTGGGGGTGTCACAGGGCGGCCAGTGGGGATGGGCCAGCCCCCGGATCCTCGGTCTGTTCGTCGGGAGCGGCTGCGTCCTCGGCCTGTGGTGGGTTCAGCAACTGCACGCGGCACGCCCCCTGGTCGACCTGAAACTGGCGACCAGCCCCCGCGTCGCCCTGCCCCATGTCGCGGCGCTCCTGACCGGTTTCGCCTTCTACGCCAACTCCCTGGTGACGGCGCAGCTGGTACAGGCGCCCAAGGCGACCGGCTACGGCCTCGAACTGTCCATCGTGGCGACGGGCCTGGTCTTGCTGCCCGGCGGGGTGATCATGCTGCTGCTCTCGCCGGTCTCGGCGCGTATCTCGGCGGCCCGCGGTGCCCGGGTGACGCTGGCCCTCGGCACCCTGGTCATCGCCGCCGGCTACGGCATACGCATCATCAACAGCCACAGCCTGCTGGTGATCCTGCTGGGCTCCGCGGTCTGTGCGATGGGAACGGCGTTCTCCTACTCGGCGCTGCCCACCCTCATCCTGCGCGCAGTGCCCGCCGGGCAGACCGCGTCCGCGAATGGTGTCAACGTGCTGATGCGCACCGTCGGCCAGGCCGTGAGCAGCGCCGCCGTCGCCGCCATCCTGGTCCACCACACCAGCCTCGTCGGCGGTGCCCCGATACCCACGCTGCACGGCTATCTGCTGGCCTTCGCCATGGCGGGTACGGTCGCACTGGTGGCCTGTGCCGCCGCCCTCGTCATACCCGCCGACCCCACCCTCCGTGACATCCGACGGGCCTCCGGCAGTTCGGACGCACCTCGGGACGAGGCATTCGAAGGAGCCTGA
- a CDS encoding TetR family transcriptional regulator yields the protein MSTVSTPPSGLSATPIAPPRRDAEATKAAILRAARHLMARHAHADITLKAIADRAGVSAPLILKYFGNKDALFGRVMSFETDAAALLDAPLDQLGPHMVRQVLVGQTERGADPVLRIIFAPRQGDQGDIMRANFRTQVSDRLALRLSGPDADLRAELAVGTLLGLGAMYGIARGTRLRATAIEDIVDRYGPTVQALLTP from the coding sequence CTGAGCACCGTGTCCACTCCGCCCTCCGGCCTCAGCGCGACCCCGATCGCCCCACCGCGCCGCGACGCCGAGGCCACGAAGGCGGCCATCCTCCGCGCGGCCCGCCATCTGATGGCCCGGCACGCCCACGCGGACATCACGCTCAAGGCGATCGCCGACCGGGCGGGGGTGAGCGCTCCGCTGATCCTCAAGTACTTCGGGAACAAGGACGCGCTCTTCGGGCGGGTGATGTCCTTCGAGACGGACGCCGCCGCCCTCCTGGACGCACCCCTGGACCAACTCGGCCCCCACATGGTCCGCCAGGTGCTCGTCGGCCAGACCGAGCGCGGCGCCGACCCCGTGCTGCGGATCATCTTCGCCCCGCGCCAGGGCGACCAGGGCGACATCATGCGCGCCAACTTCCGCACCCAGGTCAGCGACCGCCTCGCCCTGCGGCTGAGCGGCCCCGACGCGGACCTGCGCGCCGAACTCGCCGTCGGCACACTGCTCGGCCTCGGCGCGATGTACGGCATCGCACGCGGCACGCGGCTGCGCGCTACCGCGATCGAGGACATCGTCGACCGGTACGGCCCCACGGTCCAGGCGCTCCTGACGCCGTGA
- a CDS encoding alpha-ketoglutarate-dependent dioxygenase AlkB has protein sequence MSTHLQGSLFDQTDELHLSQLTAMRRTVLGDGAWIDLLPGWLSGADALFARLVDEVPWRAERRQMYEHVVDVPRLLAYYRAGDALPHPILDEARRTLSAHYARELGEPFTTAGLCYYRDGRDSVAWHGDRIGRGAREDTMVAILSVGAPRDLLLRPRRGGETVRRPLGHGDLIVMGGSCQRTWEHAIPKTARAAGPRISVQFRPNGVN, from the coding sequence ATGTCCACGCACCTCCAGGGCTCGCTGTTCGACCAGACCGACGAGCTCCACCTCAGTCAGTTGACCGCGATGCGCCGGACGGTGCTGGGCGACGGGGCCTGGATCGACCTGTTGCCCGGATGGCTCAGCGGCGCCGACGCCCTGTTCGCCCGGCTCGTCGACGAGGTGCCGTGGCGGGCGGAGCGGCGGCAGATGTACGAGCACGTGGTGGACGTACCGAGGCTGCTCGCGTACTACCGGGCGGGCGACGCGCTGCCGCACCCGATCCTCGACGAGGCGCGACGGACACTGTCCGCGCACTACGCCCGTGAGCTGGGCGAACCGTTCACCACCGCGGGCCTGTGCTACTACCGGGACGGCCGCGACAGCGTGGCCTGGCACGGGGACCGGATCGGGCGGGGCGCTCGGGAGGACACCATGGTCGCGATCCTCTCCGTGGGCGCTCCGCGCGACCTGTTGCTGCGCCCGCGCCGCGGCGGGGAGACCGTACGGCGCCCGCTCGGACACGGCGACCTGATCGTGATGGGCGGCTCCTGCCAGCGCACCTGGGAGCACGCCATTCCCAAGACGGCGCGGGCGGCGGGGCCTCGAATCAGCGTCCAGTTCCGTCCCAACGGCGTGAACTGA
- a CDS encoding aminoglycoside phosphotransferase family protein, producing MRPGEFPIDASLVRRLLAAQFPRWAEQPLKRFPSAGTVNALYRLGDDLAVRLPRIEGGAEDVGKEAHWVPRLAPLLPAAVPEILATGTPGEGYPWPWMVQRWLDGEPPRAGRLTDPGPLAADLGAFVAALRRVRLPDGPTAYRGVPLSTVDATTRAALDELRGTIDTSAATAAWEAALAAPAWTGPPMWVHSDLMPGNLLTRGGRLDAVLDFGTVGVGDPACDLIPAWNLLPAEARDTFRQAAGADDATWARGRGWALSMALIQLPYYRVTNPVIAANAEHVIHAVLTEADTLAEADVRP from the coding sequence ATGCGTCCCGGCGAGTTCCCCATCGACGCCTCGCTCGTGCGACGACTGCTGGCCGCACAGTTCCCCCGGTGGGCCGAGCAGCCTCTGAAGCGCTTCCCGTCGGCGGGCACCGTCAACGCCCTGTACCGGCTCGGCGACGACCTGGCCGTACGCCTCCCCCGGATCGAAGGGGGCGCCGAGGACGTGGGCAAGGAAGCGCACTGGGTGCCGCGGCTCGCCCCGCTGCTGCCGGCCGCCGTCCCCGAGATCCTCGCCACCGGCACCCCCGGCGAGGGCTACCCGTGGCCCTGGATGGTGCAGCGCTGGCTCGACGGCGAACCCCCGCGCGCCGGCCGTCTCACCGATCCGGGGCCCCTGGCCGCCGACCTCGGCGCCTTCGTGGCCGCGCTGCGCCGGGTCCGGCTGCCCGACGGGCCGACCGCCTACCGAGGTGTACCCCTGTCCACCGTCGATGCCACGACACGCGCCGCGCTCGACGAGCTGCGCGGCACGATCGACACATCGGCCGCCACGGCCGCCTGGGAGGCGGCGCTCGCCGCGCCCGCGTGGACCGGTCCGCCGATGTGGGTCCACTCCGACCTGATGCCCGGCAATCTGCTCACCCGCGGGGGCCGGCTCGACGCCGTACTGGACTTCGGCACCGTCGGCGTCGGCGACCCGGCCTGCGACCTCATCCCGGCCTGGAACCTGCTCCCCGCCGAGGCACGGGACACCTTCCGGCAGGCGGCGGGCGCCGACGACGCCACCTGGGCGCGGGGGCGCGGCTGGGCCCTGTCCATGGCACTCATCCAGCTCCCGTACTACCGCGTCACCAATCCGGTGATCGCCGCCAACGCCGAGCACGTCATCCACGCGGTCCTCACGGAGGCCGACACCCTCGCGGAGGCCGATGTCAGACCCTGA
- a CDS encoding tetratricopeptide repeat protein, with protein MYGKAFAPEYQGALTTLSVNSSLTDVLAAGTEQLRAAERVGARAEAARSGLAVAEAHRRLGQVADADRAWKASYRTAREAGDTGAMAWALWSGGTLARQRGAFPLAWRLLRLAAELGKQAGDVVVRGYSLAGMAETGRIQGDYAAVTALHEQLLAEARKRGEARHTVWALEGIAQIHRNTGAYDTAYAMFEEAAEISARAEDRRGHAWALRGLADIVSVRDRDPDRALALLSEAEVSCRAMNLSGALAYNHKMRGNVLYRAGRYERARDLYAQALAEFEAMSEPRGRALSRLGLVKSLARLGRAHAETAAELTELAKVLEGIGLRHAREMVERARTELGLTPAEGTDTEAAR; from the coding sequence ATGTACGGCAAGGCCTTCGCCCCGGAATACCAGGGCGCTTTGACCACCCTGTCCGTGAACTCCTCGCTGACCGATGTCCTGGCGGCGGGTACCGAGCAGCTGCGCGCCGCCGAGCGCGTGGGCGCCCGTGCCGAGGCGGCCCGTTCGGGCCTGGCGGTCGCCGAGGCGCACCGCAGGCTCGGACAGGTGGCCGACGCCGACCGGGCGTGGAAGGCGAGTTACCGCACTGCCCGCGAGGCCGGGGACACCGGCGCGATGGCATGGGCGCTGTGGAGCGGCGGTACCCTGGCCCGCCAGCGCGGGGCGTTCCCGCTGGCCTGGCGGCTGCTGCGACTGGCCGCCGAACTCGGCAAGCAGGCCGGGGACGTCGTCGTACGCGGCTACTCCCTGGCGGGCATGGCGGAGACCGGCCGCATCCAGGGCGACTACGCCGCCGTGACCGCCCTGCACGAACAGCTGCTGGCCGAGGCCCGCAAGCGCGGCGAGGCCCGCCACACCGTGTGGGCACTGGAGGGCATCGCGCAGATACACCGCAACACCGGCGCCTACGACACCGCGTACGCCATGTTCGAGGAAGCGGCCGAGATCTCCGCGCGCGCCGAGGACCGGCGCGGCCACGCCTGGGCTTTGCGCGGCCTCGCGGACATCGTCTCCGTACGCGACCGGGACCCGGACCGCGCGCTGGCACTGCTGAGCGAGGCCGAGGTGTCCTGCCGGGCGATGAACCTGTCCGGGGCACTCGCCTACAACCACAAGATGCGCGGCAACGTCCTCTACCGGGCCGGGCGTTATGAGCGGGCCCGGGACCTCTACGCGCAGGCACTGGCGGAGTTCGAGGCGATGAGCGAGCCGCGCGGCCGGGCGCTGTCCCGGCTCGGGCTGGTCAAGTCCCTGGCCAGGCTCGGCCGCGCGCACGCCGAGACCGCCGCCGAACTCACCGAACTGGCCAAGGTGCTGGAGGGCATCGGGCTGCGGCACGCCCGGGAGATGGTCGAACGGGCGCGGACGGAACTCGGCCTCACCCCGGCGGAGGGCACGGACACGGAGGCCGCCCGATGA
- a CDS encoding polyprenyl synthetase family protein: MTSPRTVLTAPPAAAEILARCRELVAPALAEAIDGLHPWVAEMAGYALGRCEVGGAPATHRQPATHRQGKGVRQALAVLGAEAAGGSAEAGVPGAVAVELLHTFSLLHDDIMDGDAMRRGRPAVWKAYGTGPAVLAGDALFALAVETLTVAPATSQAAAAVRQLTRASRDLVRGQADDLLFAHRPWSGPDAVSAGEYEAMAEHKTGALLGCALALGAGLAGAPRETAAALDRAGRHLGVAFQIADDLLGIWGDPAVTGKPVHGDLRNGKKTLPVLAALAAPGRSALAELLASAAVLDDGAVRRAATLIERAGGRSAALGAARRHLTAADTLLTEASLAPRPATDLRTLLSSLAHRTI, from the coding sequence ATGACCTCTCCCCGTACGGTCCTGACGGCGCCGCCCGCCGCCGCGGAGATCCTGGCGCGCTGCCGCGAACTGGTCGCCCCGGCCCTCGCGGAGGCGATCGACGGGCTGCACCCCTGGGTGGCGGAGATGGCCGGCTACGCGCTGGGCCGCTGCGAGGTCGGCGGCGCCCCCGCGACCCACCGCCAGCCCGCGACCCACCGCCAGGGCAAGGGCGTACGGCAGGCACTCGCCGTGCTCGGGGCCGAGGCGGCCGGAGGTTCCGCCGAGGCGGGCGTGCCGGGCGCGGTGGCGGTGGAACTGCTGCACACCTTCTCGCTCCTGCACGACGACATCATGGACGGCGACGCGATGCGCCGCGGCCGCCCAGCGGTGTGGAAGGCATACGGCACCGGCCCCGCCGTCCTCGCGGGCGACGCGCTCTTCGCCCTGGCCGTCGAGACCCTCACCGTGGCGCCCGCGACCTCCCAGGCCGCGGCGGCCGTACGGCAGTTGACGAGGGCCTCGCGCGACCTGGTCCGCGGTCAGGCCGACGACCTGCTGTTCGCCCACCGCCCGTGGAGCGGCCCCGACGCGGTGAGTGCGGGGGAGTACGAGGCGATGGCGGAGCACAAGACCGGTGCCCTGCTCGGCTGCGCGCTGGCCCTCGGGGCCGGGCTGGCGGGCGCGCCGCGGGAGACCGCCGCCGCCCTGGACCGCGCCGGACGGCATCTCGGGGTGGCCTTCCAGATCGCCGACGACCTGCTCGGCATCTGGGGCGATCCGGCCGTCACCGGGAAGCCGGTGCACGGTGATCTGCGGAACGGGAAGAAGACCCTTCCCGTTCTCGCCGCCCTGGCCGCGCCGGGACGCTCCGCGCTCGCCGAACTCCTCGCCTCCGCCGCCGTCCTCGACGACGGCGCCGTACGCCGGGCGGCGACCCTGATCGAGCGGGCCGGCGGCCGCTCGGCGGCCCTGGGCGCGGCGCGCCGCCATCTCACGGCGGCGGACACCCTGCTGACGGAAGCCTCCCTGGCCCCGCGTCCCGCCACGGACCTACGGACGCTCCTGTCCTCCCTCGCCCACCGCACGATCTGA